The following proteins are co-located in the Escherichia fergusonii ATCC 35469 genome:
- the eutH gene encoding ethanolamine utilization protein EutH — MGINEIIMYIMMFFMLIATVDRILSQFGGSARFLGKFGKSIEGSGGQFEEGFMAMGALGLAMVGMTALAPVLAHVLGPVIIPIYKMLGANPSMFAGTLLACDMGGFFLAKELAGGDVAAWLYSGLILGSMMGPTIVFSIPVALGIIEPSDRRYLALGVLAGIVTIPIGCIAGGLVAMYSGVQINGQPVEFTFALILMNMIPVLIVAVLVALGLKFIPEKMINGFQIFAKFLVALITLGLAAAVVKFLLGWELIPGLDPIFMAPGDKPGEVMRAIEVIGSISCVLLGAYPMVLLLTRWFEKPLMRVGKMLNMNNIAAAGMVATLANNIPMFVMMKQMDIRGKVINCAFAVSAAFALGDHLGFAAANMNAMIFPMIVGKLIGGVTAIGVAMMLVPKEDATAAKTEAEAQS; from the coding sequence ATGGGAATTAACGAAATCATCATGTACATCATGATGTTCTTTATGCTGATAGCTACCGTAGACAGGATCCTGTCGCAGTTCGGCGGTTCTGCTCGTTTCCTCGGTAAGTTCGGTAAAAGTATCGAAGGATCCGGCGGGCAGTTTGAAGAAGGCTTTATGGCAATGGGCGCACTGGGCCTGGCGATGGTCGGAATGACCGCGCTGGCGCCTGTTCTGGCCCACGTACTCGGGCCGGTGATCATCCCGATCTACAAAATGCTCGGCGCTAACCCATCAATGTTCGCCGGAACGCTGCTGGCGTGCGACATGGGCGGCTTCTTCCTCGCGAAAGAGCTGGCGGGCGGCGATGTGGCAGCGTGGCTATACTCTGGGTTAATTCTCGGATCGATGATGGGGCCAACGATTGTGTTTTCCATTCCGGTGGCGCTCGGCATTATCGAACCTTCTGACCGCCGTTATCTGGCGCTCGGCGTGCTGGCGGGCATAGTGACCATTCCGATTGGTTGTATCGCTGGAGGTCTGGTAGCTATGTATTCCGGTGTGCAGATCAACGGGCAGCCGGTGGAATTCACCTTTGCGCTTATCCTGATGAATATGATCCCGGTACTTATCGTTGCGGTGCTGGTGGCGCTAGGGCTGAAATTCATCCCGGAAAAAATGATCAACGGCTTCCAGATCTTCGCCAAATTCCTCGTTGCATTGATCACCCTCGGTCTTGCCGCTGCGGTAGTGAAATTCCTCCTTGGCTGGGAACTGATCCCCGGTCTGGATCCGATCTTCATGGCCCCTGGTGACAAACCCGGCGAAGTGATGCGCGCCATTGAAGTTATCGGTTCTATCTCCTGCGTTCTTTTAGGGGCGTACCCGATGGTACTGCTGCTGACTCGCTGGTTTGAAAAACCGCTGATGCGCGTCGGTAAAATGCTGAATATGAACAACATCGCGGCAGCAGGTATGGTAGCAACGCTTGCCAACAACATCCCGATGTTCGTCATGATGAAGCAGATGGACATTCGCGGCAAAGTGATCAACTGCGCCTTCGCCGTTTCTGCAGCCTTCGCGTTGGGCGACCACTTAGGCTTCGCCGCTGCCAACATGAACGCCATGATCTTCCCGATGATTGTCGGCAAGTTGATCGGCGGCGTAACGGCGATTGGCGTGGCGATGATGCTGGTGCCAAAAGAAGACGCGACCGCGGCTAAAACCGAAGCGGAGGCACAATCGTGA
- the eutK gene encoding ethanolamine utilization microcompartment protein EutK, whose translation MINALGLLEVDGMIAAIDAADAMLKAANVRLLSHEVLDPGRLTLVVEGDLAACRAALDAGCAAAMRTGRVISRKEIGRPDDDTQWLVTGFNRQPKQPVKEPDAPVIVAESADELLALLTSVRQGMTAGEVAAHFGWPLEKARNALEQLFSAGTLRKRSSRYRLKPH comes from the coding sequence ATGATCAATGCACTGGGATTGCTGGAAGTGGACGGCATGATCGCCGCGATAGATGCAGCGGATGCCATGCTCAAAGCAGCTAACGTTCGTCTGCTCAGTCACGAAGTGCTTGACCCTGGTCGCCTAACGCTGGTGGTGGAAGGCGATCTGGCGGCGTGTCGTGCGGCGCTGGACGCAGGTTGTGCTGCCGCGATGCGTACCGGGCGTGTCATCAGCCGTAAGGAGATCGGTCGGCCAGACGATGACACCCAGTGGCTGGTTACTGGCTTTAACCGCCAGCCGAAGCAACCCGTAAAGGAACCCGACGCGCCAGTTATCGTCGCGGAATCTGCTGACGAGTTGTTGGCGCTGTTAACATCAGTACGTCAGGGAATGACGGCAGGAGAAGTGGCTGCCCACTTTGGCTGGCCGCTGGAAAAAGCCAGAAATGCGCTCGAACAGCTCTTTTCTGCAGGGACGTTACGTAAACGCAGTAGTCGTTATCGTCTCAAGCCCCATTAA
- the eutR gene encoding HTH-type transcriptional regulator EutR, whose translation MKKTRTANLHHLYHEPLPENLKLTPKVEVDNVHQRQTTDVYEHALTITAWQQIYDQLHPGKFHGEFTEILLDDIQVFREYTGLALRQSCLVWPNSFWFGIPATRGEQGFIGSQCLGSAEIATRPGGTEFELSTPDDYTILGVVLSEDVITRQANFLHNPERVLHMLRNQSALEVKEQHKAALWGFIQQALATFCENPENLHQPAVRKVLGDNLLMAMGAMLEEAQPMVTVESISHQSYRRLLSRAREYVLENMSEPVTVLDLCNQLHVSRRTLQNAFHAILGIGPNAWLKRIRLNAVRRELISPWSQSMTVKDAAMQWGFWHLGQFATDYQQLFAEKPSLTLHQRMQELE comes from the coding sequence ATGAAAAAGACCCGTACAGCCAATTTGCACCATCTTTATCATGAACCCTTACCCGAAAACCTGAAGCTCACGCCGAAGGTCGAAGTGGATAATGTTCATCAACGACAGACAACGGATGTCTATGAACATGCTTTGACGATTACCGCCTGGCAGCAGATTTACGATCAGCTTCATCCGGGCAAATTTCATGGTGAATTTACGGAAATTCTGCTCGATGATATTCAGGTTTTCCGTGAATACACGGGGCTGGCGCTGCGTCAGTCGTGCCTGGTCTGGCCGAACTCGTTCTGGTTTGGCATTCCGGCGACGCGCGGTGAGCAGGGATTTATCGGTTCGCAATGTCTGGGAAGCGCAGAAATTGCGACGCGCCCTGGAGGAACCGAGTTTGAATTAAGTACGCCGGACGATTACACGATCCTTGGCGTGGTGCTTTCTGAAGATGTCATCACCCGGCAGGCTAACTTTTTGCATAACCCGGAAAGGGTGCTGCATATGTTACGTAACCAGTCGGCGCTGGAAGTGAAAGAGCAGCATAAAGCCGCGCTGTGGGGCTTTATCCAACAGGCTCTGGCGACATTTTGCGAGAACCCGGAAAATCTCCATCAGCCTGCAGTGCGAAAAGTGCTGGGGGATAATTTGCTAATGGCGATGGGGGCGATGCTGGAAGAAGCGCAGCCAATGGTGACGGTGGAAAGCATCAGTCATCAGAGTTACCGTCGGTTGCTTTCCCGCGCCCGTGAATATGTGCTGGAAAACATGTCCGAACCGGTGACGGTGCTGGATTTGTGTAATCAACTGCACGTCAGTCGCCGCACCTTGCAAAACGCATTTCACGCTATTTTGGGCATTGGCCCAAACGCGTGGCTGAAACGCATTCGCCTGAACGCCGTGCGCCGTGAACTGATTAGCCCGTGGTCGCAAAGTATGACGGTAAAAGACGCCGCCATGCAGTGGGGATTCTGGCATCTTGGGCAGTTTGCCACGGATTATCAGCAATTGTTTGCAGAAAAGCCTTCACTGACGCTGCATCAGCGGATGCAGGAACTGGAGTGA
- the hemF gene encoding oxygen-dependent coproporphyrinogen oxidase produces MKPDAHQVKQFLLNLQDTICQQLTAVDGAEFVEDSWQREAGGGGRSRVLRNGGVFEQAGVNFSHVHGEAMPASATAHRPELAGRSFEAMGVSLVVHPHNPYVPTSHANVRFFIAEKPGAEPVWWFGGGFDLTPFYGFEEDAIHWHRTARDLCLPFGEDVYPRYKKWCDEYFYLKHRNEQRGIGGLFFDDLNTPDFDHCFAFMQAVGKGYTDAYLPIVERRKAMEYGEHERNFQLYRRGRYVEFNLVWDRGTLFGLQTGGRTESILMSMPPLVRWEYDYQPEAGSPEAALSEFIKVRDWV; encoded by the coding sequence ATGAAACCCGACGCACACCAGGTTAAACAGTTCCTGCTCAACCTTCAGGATACAATTTGTCAGCAGTTGACCGCTGTCGATGGCGCAGAGTTTGTCGAAGATAGCTGGCAGCGCGAAGCTGGCGGCGGTGGGCGTAGTCGGGTGTTGCGTAATGGTGGTGTTTTCGAACAGGCGGGCGTCAACTTTTCACATGTCCACGGTGAGGCGATGCCTGCTTCCGCCACTGCTCATCGCCCGGAACTTGCCGGACGCAGTTTCGAGGCGATGGGCGTTTCACTGGTAGTGCATCCGCATAATCCGTATGTTCCCACCAGCCACGCGAATGTGCGCTTTTTTATTGCCGAAAAACCAGGTGCCGAGCCCGTCTGGTGGTTTGGCGGCGGCTTCGATTTAACCCCTTTCTATGGTTTTGAAGAAGACGCCATTCACTGGCACCGCACCGCCCGTGACCTGTGCCTGCCATTTGGCGAAGACGTTTATCCGCGTTACAAAAAGTGGTGCGACGAATACTTCTACCTCAAACATCGTAACGAACAGCGCGGTATTGGCGGGCTTTTCTTTGATGACCTGAACACGCCAGACTTTGACCACTGTTTTGCCTTTATGCAGGCGGTAGGTAAAGGCTACACCGACGCTTATTTACCGATTGTTGAACGACGCAAAGCGATGGAATACGGCGAGCACGAGCGCAATTTCCAGCTCTACCGTCGCGGTCGCTATGTCGAGTTCAACCTGGTCTGGGATCGCGGCACGCTGTTTGGCCTGCAAACTGGCGGGCGCACCGAGTCTATCCTGATGTCAATGCCGCCGCTGGTACGCTGGGAGTATGATTATCAGCCAGAAGCAGGCAGCCCGGAAGCGGCGTTAAGTGAGTTTATTAAGGTCAGGGATTGGGTTTAA
- the eutA gene encoding ethanolamine ammonia-lyase reactivating factor EutA, translated as MNTRQLLSVGIDIGTTTTQVIFSHLELVNRAAVSQVPRYEFIKREISWQSPVFFTPVDKQGGLKEAELKTLILEQYQAAGIAPESVDSGAIIITGESAKTRNARPAVMTLSQSLGDFVVASAGPHLESVIAGHGAGAQTLSEQRLCRVLNIDIGGGTANYALFDAGKISGTACLNVGGRLLETDSQGRVVYAHKPGQMIVDECFGAGTDARSLTGAQLVQVTRRMAELIVDVIDGTLSPLAQALMQTGLLPAGVTPEIITLSGGVGECYRHQPADPFCFADIGPLLATALHDHPRLREMNVQFPAQTVRATVIGAGAHTLSLSGSTIWLEGVQLPLRNLPVAIPIDETDLVSAWQQALIQLDLCPKTDAYVLALPASLPVRYAAVLTVINALVDFVARFPNPHPLLVVAGQDFGKALGMLLRPQLQQLPLAVIDEVIVRAGDYIDIGTPLFGGSVVPVTVKSLAFPS; from the coding sequence GTGAACACTCGCCAGCTACTGAGCGTCGGTATCGATATCGGCACTACCACCACCCAGGTGATCTTCTCCCACCTGGAGCTGGTTAACCGTGCGGCGGTGTCGCAGGTGCCGCGCTACGAATTCATCAAACGCGAAATTAGCTGGCAAAGCCCGGTGTTCTTTACCCCTGTCGATAAACAGGGTGGTTTAAAAGAAGCGGAACTGAAAACCTTAATCCTGGAGCAATATCAGGCTGCGGGCATTGCGCCGGAAAGTGTTGATTCTGGTGCCATCATCATCACCGGTGAAAGCGCGAAAACCCGCAACGCTCGCCCGGCGGTGATGACGCTCTCCCAGTCGCTTGGCGATTTTGTCGTCGCCAGCGCCGGGCCGCATCTCGAATCCGTGATCGCCGGTCACGGTGCCGGGGCGCAAACCCTTTCTGAACAACGGCTGTGTCGGGTACTGAATATCGATATTGGCGGTGGCACCGCGAACTACGCCCTGTTCGATGCCGGAAAAATCAGCGGCACCGCTTGCCTCAACGTCGGCGGTCGCCTGCTGGAAACCGACAGCCAGGGGCGCGTGGTTTACGCTCATAAACCGGGGCAGATGATAGTGGATGAGTGCTTCGGTGCAGGCACTGACGCCCGTTCGCTGACCGGCGCGCAGCTGGTGCAGGTTACCCGGCGGATGGCGGAACTGATTGTCGACGTGATTGACGGAACGCTCTCACCGCTCGCGCAGGCATTGATGCAAACCGGTTTGCTGCCCGCAGGTGTTACGCCCGAAATCATTACGCTTTCTGGCGGCGTGGGCGAATGTTATCGCCACCAGCCCGCCGACCCGTTCTGTTTTGCCGATATCGGCCCGCTTCTGGCAACGGCGCTGCATGACCATCCGCGCCTGCGTGAGATGAACGTGCAGTTTCCGGCGCAAACCGTGCGCGCCACGGTGATTGGCGCGGGCGCGCATACGCTATCGCTTTCTGGCAGCACAATTTGGCTGGAGGGCGTACAACTGCCGCTGCGCAATTTGCCGGTGGCGATCCCAATTGATGAAACGGATCTGGTGAGTGCCTGGCAACAGGCGCTGATTCAGCTGGATCTTTGCCCCAAAACTGACGCGTACGTGCTGGCGCTTCCCGCCTCGCTGCCTGTGCGTTACGCCGCGGTACTGACGGTCATCAACGCGCTGGTCGATTTCGTCGCGCGTTTTCCGAATCCGCATCCCCTGCTGGTGGTGGCCGGGCAGGACTTTGGTAAAGCTCTGGGCATGTTGTTGCGCCCACAGCTACAACAACTCCCGTTGGCAGTCATTGACGAAGTGATTGTCCGCGCGGGGGACTATATCGACATTGGTACGCCTCTTTTTGGCGGATCGGTTGTGCCGGTGACGGTGAAATCACTCGCATTTCCTTCCTGA
- a CDS encoding DUF1963 domain-containing protein, producing MTHRIPCKSPACTSTILPQTAARTNGYCMPCEQAQQQREHDEYIKKNKKIVNAFAGLSDPVAMLKLIHQPRKFDALIDWTPCPVPTDALYQQLTADQAQLMADYATERFASGEYKLAQEIWLCLAAFTQANLDAYFREWISYDDLDAYSPLPFHRAPADVRDTLLERVEVDAENRNFILQCLAWIGDDVVVERFAYWRNNPPLWRSSLYIAPEEYAHEAGWELTAEGQRRNLYFPHCFHLEMKNTGCCEALRVVDERNDTCPNCALPLTNLFDVDLKATGLSDKGRFRVVTCECCTTYSTIFGYIDSRGNAHLSAKNIPPAWLPDDVSEWRRLPVNSMRQGNLRSPLFAADPFLPVSFSQLGGHPTWIQDAEYPLCPECSRSMTFLAQLDYADIEQYGEGIIYTFICPECQTTATSYQQS from the coding sequence ATGACTCACCGTATTCCCTGTAAAAGCCCCGCTTGTACATCAACCATTCTGCCACAAACCGCAGCGCGTACTAACGGATACTGCATGCCCTGCGAGCAGGCCCAACAGCAACGTGAGCACGACGAATATATCAAGAAAAACAAAAAGATCGTGAATGCGTTTGCTGGGTTAAGCGATCCGGTAGCCATGCTGAAATTAATTCACCAACCGCGGAAATTCGATGCGTTAATCGACTGGACTCCCTGCCCCGTTCCCACAGATGCCCTGTATCAACAGTTGACCGCCGATCAAGCGCAGCTGATGGCTGATTACGCCACAGAACGCTTTGCATCTGGTGAATATAAACTCGCTCAGGAGATTTGGCTTTGTCTGGCAGCATTTACCCAGGCCAATCTGGATGCGTATTTCAGAGAATGGATCTCTTATGATGATTTGGACGCTTATTCTCCCCTGCCTTTCCACCGCGCCCCAGCGGATGTTCGCGATACGCTGTTAGAACGGGTTGAGGTTGATGCAGAAAACAGAAATTTTATTCTGCAATGTCTGGCATGGATTGGGGATGACGTTGTTGTTGAACGTTTTGCCTACTGGCGCAATAACCCGCCGCTGTGGCGCAGTTCACTTTACATCGCGCCAGAAGAATATGCGCATGAGGCCGGTTGGGAGTTAACCGCTGAAGGGCAGAGACGTAATCTCTATTTTCCTCACTGTTTTCATCTGGAGATGAAAAACACCGGGTGTTGCGAAGCTTTGCGTGTTGTTGATGAACGCAACGATACCTGTCCAAATTGCGCATTGCCCCTAACAAATCTTTTCGACGTTGACCTGAAGGCAACGGGTCTTAGCGATAAAGGCAGGTTTCGCGTCGTGACGTGTGAATGTTGTACCACCTATAGCACCATTTTCGGTTATATAGACTCACGGGGTAACGCTCATTTGTCTGCAAAAAATATCCCGCCTGCCTGGCTGCCGGATGATGTATCGGAATGGCGTCGACTCCCTGTAAACAGCATGAGACAGGGAAACCTTAGGTCACCGTTATTTGCCGCAGACCCATTTTTACCTGTCTCTTTCTCGCAACTTGGCGGGCATCCAACCTGGATTCAGGACGCGGAATATCCTCTCTGCCCGGAATGCTCCCGCTCAATGACGTTTCTTGCGCAACTGGATTATGCCGATATTGAACAATACGGCGAAGGGATAATTTACACGTTCATCTGTCCAGAGTGCCAGACAACAGCGACGTCTTATCAGCAGTCGTAG
- the eutG gene encoding ethanolamine utilization ethanol dehydrogenase EutG — protein MQNELQTALFQAFDTLNLQRVKTFSVPPVTLCGPGAVSSCGQQAQTRGLKHLFVMADSFLHQAGMTAGLTRSLAVKGIAMTLWPCPVGEPCITDVCAAVAQLRESGCDGVIAFGGGSVLDAAKAVALLVTNPDSTLAEMSETSVLQPRLPLIAIPTTAGTGSETTNVTVIIDAVSGRKQVLAHASLMPDVAILDAALTEGVPSHVTAMTGIDALTHAIEAYSALNATPFTDSLAIGAIAMIGKSLPKAVGYGHDLAARESMLLASCMAGMAFSSAGLGLCHAMAHQPGAALHIPHGLANAMLLPTVMEFNRMVCRERFSQIGRALRTKKSDDRDAINAVSELIAEVGIGKRLGDVGATSAHYGAWAQAAQDDICLRSNPRTASLEQIVGLYAAAQ, from the coding sequence ATGCAAAATGAATTGCAGACCGCGCTCTTTCAGGCGTTCGATACCCTGAATCTGCAACGGGTAAAAACATTTAGCGTTCCACCGGTGACGCTTTGCGGTCCGGGCGCGGTGAGCAGTTGCGGACAGCAAGCGCAAACGCGTGGGCTGAAACATCTGTTCGTGATGGCAGACAGCTTTTTGCATCAGGCAGGGATGACCGCCGGGCTGACGCGTAGCCTGGCCGTTAAAGGTATCGCCATGACGCTCTGGCCATGTCCGGTGGGCGAACCGTGCATCACTGACGTGTGTGCAGCCGTGGCGCAGTTGCGTGAATCAGGCTGTGATGGGGTGATCGCGTTTGGCGGTGGCTCGGTGCTGGATGCGGCAAAAGCCGTGGCGTTGCTGGTAACGAATCCCGATAGCACGCTGGCAGAAATGTCAGAAACCAGCGTTCTGCAACCGCGCCTGCCGTTGATTGCCATTCCAACTACCGCCGGAACCGGCTCTGAAACCACCAACGTAACGGTGATTATCGACGCGGTGAGCGGGCGCAAGCAGGTGTTAGCCCATGCCTCGCTGATGCCGGATGTGGCGATTCTCGACGCCGCGCTGACCGAAGGCGTGCCGTCGCATGTCACGGCAATGACCGGTATCGACGCGTTAACTCATGCCATTGAAGCGTACAGCGCGCTGAACGCCACACCGTTTACCGACAGCCTGGCGATTGGCGCCATTGCGATGATTGGTAAATCACTGCCGAAAGCAGTGGGCTACGGTCACGACCTTGCCGCGCGCGAGAGTATGTTGCTCGCATCATGCATGGCGGGAATGGCGTTTTCCAGTGCCGGACTTGGGTTATGTCACGCGATGGCGCATCAGCCGGGGGCGGCGCTGCATATTCCGCACGGACTGGCGAACGCCATGCTGCTGCCCACGGTGATGGAGTTTAACCGGATGGTCTGTCGCGAACGGTTTAGTCAGATTGGTCGGGCGCTGCGAACTAAAAAATCAGACGATCGTGACGCTATTAACGCGGTAAGTGAGCTGATTGCGGAAGTCGGGATTGGTAAACGGCTGGGCGATGTTGGCGCGACATCTGCGCATTACGGTGCATGGGCGCAGGCTGCGCAGGACGATATTTGTCTGCGCAGTAACCCGCGTACAGCCAGCCTGGAACAGATTGTCGGACTGTACGCAGCGGCGCAATAA
- the eutL gene encoding ethanolamine utilization microcompartment protein EutL: protein MPALDLIRPSVTAMRVIASVNAEFARELKLPPHIRSLGLISADSDDVTYIAADEATKQAMVEVVYGRSLYAGAAHGPSPTAGKVLIMLGGPNPAEVRAGLDAMVAHIENGAAFQWANDAENTAFLAHVVSRTGSYLSSTAGITLGDPLAYLVAPPLEATYGIDAALKSADVQLVTYVPPPSETNYSAAFLTGSQAACKAACNAFTDAVLEIARNPIQRA, encoded by the coding sequence ATGCCAGCTTTAGATTTGATTCGACCGTCGGTAACCGCCATGCGGGTGATTGCCTCTGTTAACGCCGAATTTGCGCGTGAACTGAAATTGCCGCCGCATATTCGTAGCCTCGGGCTGATTTCTGCTGATTCCGATGACGTCACCTACATTGCGGCTGACGAAGCGACCAAGCAGGCGATGGTTGAAGTCGTGTATGGTCGCTCGCTGTATGCGGGAGCTGCACACGGGCCGTCACCGACTGCCGGTAAAGTGCTGATTATGCTCGGGGGGCCAAACCCGGCGGAAGTGCGTGCCGGTCTGGATGCGATGGTTGCGCATATTGAAAATGGCGCTGCTTTCCAGTGGGCTAATGATGCAGAAAACACAGCCTTCCTGGCGCATGTCGTTTCGCGTACCGGTTCTTATCTCTCATCAACCGCCGGGATCACACTTGGTGATCCGCTGGCGTATCTGGTGGCACCGCCGCTGGAAGCGACCTACGGCATTGATGCAGCGTTGAAATCTGCCGACGTGCAGCTGGTGACCTATGTCCCGCCACCGTCTGAAACCAACTACTCGGCAGCATTTTTAACCGGTAGCCAGGCCGCGTGTAAAGCAGCCTGTAACGCCTTTACCGATGCAGTGCTGGAAATCGCGCGTAATCCAATCCAGCGTGCGTAA
- the eutB gene encoding ethanolamine ammonia-lyase subunit alpha, producing MKLKTTLFGNVYQFKDVKEVLAKANELRSGDVLAGVAAASSQERVAAKQVLSEMTVADIRNNPVIAYEDDCVTRLIQDDVNETAYNQIKNWSISELREYVLSDETSVDDIAFTRKGLTSEVVAAVAKICSNADLIYGAKKMPVIKKANTTIGIPGTFSARLQPNDTRDDVQSIAAQIYEGLSFGVGDAVIGVNPVTDDVENLSRVLDTIYGVIDKFNIPTQGCVLAHVTTQIEAIRRGAPGGLIFQSICGSEKGLKEFGVELAMLDEARAVGAEFNRIAGENCLYFETGQGSALSAGANFGADQVTMEARNYGLARHYDPFIVNTVVGFIGPEYLYNDRQIIRAGLEDHFMGKLSGISMGCDCCYTNHADADQNLNENLMILLATAGCNYIMGMPLGDDIMLNYQTTAFHDTATVRQLLNLRPSPEFERWLESMGIMANGRLTKRAGDPSLFF from the coding sequence ATGAAACTAAAGACCACATTGTTCGGCAATGTATATCAGTTTAAGGATGTAAAAGAGGTGCTGGCTAAAGCCAACGAACTGCGTTCGGGGGATGTGCTGGCGGGCGTTGCAGCGGCAAGTTCACAGGAGCGCGTGGCGGCAAAGCAGGTGTTGTCGGAAATGACCGTAGCGGACATCCGCAATAATCCGGTGATTGCCTATGAAGATGACTGCGTTACGCGGCTGATTCAGGACGACGTTAACGAAACGGCCTACAACCAGATTAAAAACTGGAGCATCAGCGAGCTGCGTGAGTATGTGCTGAGTGATGAAACCAGCGTTGACGACATTGCTTTTACCCGCAAAGGGCTGACCTCGGAAGTGGTCGCGGCGGTAGCGAAGATTTGCTCTAACGCGGACCTGATCTACGGCGCGAAGAAAATGCCGGTAATCAAAAAGGCCAATACAACTATTGGTATTCCGGGCACCTTCAGCGCCCGTTTGCAGCCAAACGATACCCGCGACGACGTGCAAAGTATCGCCGCGCAAATCTACGAAGGGCTTTCTTTCGGGGTGGGCGATGCGGTGATCGGCGTTAACCCGGTGACTGACGACGTGGAAAACTTAAGCCGCGTGCTGGATACCATCTATGGCGTGATCGACAAATTCAATATTCCAACCCAGGGCTGCGTACTGGCGCACGTCACCACCCAGATCGAAGCGATTCGTCGCGGTGCGCCGGGCGGGCTGATTTTCCAGAGTATCTGCGGCAGTGAAAAAGGGCTGAAAGAGTTTGGCGTAGAGCTGGCGATGCTCGACGAAGCGCGCGCAGTGGGCGCGGAGTTCAACCGTATCGCCGGGGAAAACTGCCTCTACTTCGAAACCGGGCAAGGTTCTGCGTTGTCCGCTGGCGCTAACTTCGGCGCTGACCAGGTGACGATGGAAGCGCGTAACTACGGGCTGGCGCGTCATTACGATCCATTTATCGTCAACACCGTGGTCGGCTTTATTGGGCCGGAGTATCTCTACAACGACCGCCAGATTATCCGTGCGGGCTTAGAAGATCACTTTATGGGCAAACTGAGCGGCATCTCTATGGGCTGTGACTGCTGCTACACCAACCACGCTGACGCTGACCAGAACCTCAACGAAAACCTGATGATCCTGCTCGCCACCGCAGGCTGTAACTACATCATGGGGATGCCGCTGGGTGATGACATCATGCTCAACTACCAGACTACGGCCTTCCACGACACCGCCACTGTGCGTCAGTTACTCAACCTGCGCCCGTCACCGGAGTTTGAACGCTGGCTGGAAAGCATGGGCATTATGGCAAACGGTCGCCTGACCAAACGGGCGGGCGATCCGTCACTGTTCTTCTGA
- the eutC gene encoding ethanolamine ammonia-lyase subunit beta, producing the protein MDQKQIEEIVRSVMASMGQAAPAPSEAKCATTTCAAPVTSESCALDLGSAEAKAWIGVENPHRADVLTELRRSTVARVCTGRAGPRPRTQALLRFLADHSRSKDTVLKEVPEEWVKAQGLLEVRSEISDKNLYLTRPDMGRRLCAEAVEALKAQCVANPDVQVVISDGLSTDAITVNYEEILPPLMAGLKQAGLKVGTPFFVRYGRVKIEDQIGELLGAKVVILLVGERPGLGQSESLSCYAVYSPCMATTVEADRTCISNIHQGGTPPVEAAAVIVDLAKRMLEQKASGINMTR; encoded by the coding sequence ATGGATCAAAAACAGATTGAAGAAATTGTACGCAGCGTGATGGCGTCAATGGGACAAGCGGCCCCCGCGCCGTCAGAAGCAAAATGCGCCACTACCACCTGTGCAGCACCGGTGACCTCGGAAAGCTGCGCGCTGGATTTAGGTTCCGCGGAAGCAAAAGCGTGGATTGGCGTTGAAAACCCGCATCGCGCAGACGTATTAACAGAACTGCGCCGCAGCACCGTGGCTCGCGTCTGTACCGGTCGTGCTGGTCCGCGTCCGCGTACCCAGGCGCTGTTGCGTTTCCTGGCCGATCACTCTCGTTCGAAAGACACCGTACTGAAAGAAGTGCCGGAAGAGTGGGTGAAAGCGCAGGGCTTGCTGGAGGTCCGCTCTGAAATTAGCGACAAAAATCTCTATCTGACTCGCCCGGATATGGGCCGCCGCTTGTGTGCAGAGGCTGTTGAAGCGCTGAAAGCGCAGTGTGTTGCCAATCCGGACGTACAGGTGGTTATTTCCGATGGTCTATCTACTGATGCGATCACCGTGAACTATGAAGAGATTCTGCCACCGCTGATGGCGGGCCTGAAACAGGCCGGGTTGAAAGTCGGCACACCGTTCTTTGTGCGTTACGGTCGCGTGAAGATTGAAGATCAGATTGGCGAACTTCTTGGCGCGAAAGTGGTGATCCTGCTGGTGGGTGAACGTCCGGGGTTGGGGCAGTCAGAAAGTCTCTCCTGCTACGCCGTTTACTCGCCGTGTATGGCAACCACCGTTGAGGCCGACCGTACCTGTATCTCTAACATTCACCAGGGCGGCACGCCGCCGGTTGAAGCCGCCGCCGTCATTGTGGATTTGGCGAAACGTATGCTGGAGCAGAAAGCATCCGGCATCAACATGACCCGATAA